In the Wyeomyia smithii strain HCP4-BCI-WySm-NY-G18 chromosome 2, ASM2978416v1, whole genome shotgun sequence genome, one interval contains:
- the LOC129722088 gene encoding activated Cdc42 kinase-like isoform X4 yields METKTMDLYEFLVESELQQYYNSLKNDLKITSIAHLKYATDEDLRQMCGLSRPEIRRLRKYYEKYFPHGYLNKIKRLLHAPKKDEGGLGSPPSTVEPLKTCPSPSKIPNNKHIIPADAITVNKQLGTGEFGIVQQGVWTNGTERIQVAIKCLCRERMQSNPMEFLKEAAIMHSIEHENIVRLYGVVLDTESLMLVTELAHLRSLLECLKDPGLRVSFLTVPTLCEFAAQICNGMMYLENKRLIHRDLAARNILVFSKNKVKISDFGLSRALGVGKDYYQTNFNVNLKLPIAWCAPECINFLRFTNASDVWAYGVCLWEIFSYGFQPWAALTGHQILEAIDEPNYQRLEKPECCPKEYYSLMLKCWQHDAAKRPKFSEIYLLLPDMKPEQLKTIVSFSEPKKDYLLYRQGEIITVLDKSTNSPYWKGVLNSGKTGLFNPANTVAYLDSLPSSINRDSFSRTAERTSKRKIRTDMISRPQNDLKHTGHVGIDGAYFGDVAFLASPQNLPRQIVTPYKPSEDLEQTPLLLPPTPTSPDSIQTASGYFSETLQTRHQSFVNAGENHDRSTVDSGLASAFDFRNSGFKDSNPFINVDVNGDASTHNQTKEAKSSDNHQDPHEYHEISDDDIPTEKVFDHGTSLLDEMEYMFKSMTTATEQQHQLPPLSPDVENTNKRNELTELSSKLNRKNSSSSGTVNNKTGSKSKKRTSTVKPISVKDEKLLNQAIEIANEISAKSMTDLVSDSSQQTSSPKRKFSFRFPHIHGVVGGGGSGGSGGSAGSSHHHSSGSGSTGVGGGGGSASGSRGSGSDKDHLASSASGHHHGIGTFASAYRERRNFSEEAKNVPDLHSIITEEHRQAYNSLVENPHGVSVFPSDLKCFTSSTLPRSRFNTLASSTFSSGTGSFRFKEIDFTAPPTHPAPKSPGLHSTNEDTSSGGDDSNPLRMLRSKNFSALRPRLKIQTQSSTEEHLVSLDDKDGMCESPSYLTSPEYTYNNAAAGDGSETNTDPLAAAAANPIPLPPRDRNKIYDSNQKRHVRKYPLIIPASGLQRTLNKVTQITPIEEKTDVFLVPHDDSVNLDSNHVLEKSSSDSSKLNEIGHSYVNNNTTLPQKSYGKEFVEKNFPHLKSTPTMTTLPATIPATSTILTRRRNEKDAANRQSLARDPTYENLDIIQTHQLNNSHHLNVDTASLHCESILENDADKVADHSSPSTSIDVVDSFTSALYDIESKKSIKLVEDVLRNVDVVDTKTVDKKSILRSPPPPAGPAPTLNAALAESYQSTRAAPPPPPSAVPDEDDVDGLPTSPASVAEGDLKKSINYVSCEDLLEFAEKPKGRARGLESDEVRIMSKVLGKNTPPEQCMITLDFIDWDIHKAIKLCKLQNILSTFNLSLLECRDALESYDWDLHTTALKLKAHK; encoded by the exons AAACAAAAACGATGGACCTCTACGAGTTCCTCGTAGAATCGGAGCTGCAGCAGTACTACAATTCACTCAA AAATGATCTGAAAATCACCTCCATAGCGCACCTGAAGTACGCCACCGACGAAGATCTCCGCCAGATGTGCGGCCTGTCCCGGCCGGAGATACGCCGCCTGCGCAAGTATTACGAGAAGTATTTTCCCCACGGCTACCTGAACAAGATCAAACGGCTACTGCACGCACCGAAAAAAGACGAAGGGGGTCTCGGTAGTCCGCCTTCAACGGTGGAACCGCTGAAAACCTGCCCGTCGCCCAGCAAGATTCCCAACAACAAGCACATAATTCCGGCCGATGCCATCACGGTGAACAAACAGCTCGGAACGGGAGAATTCGGCATCGTGCAGCAGGGCGTTTGGACGAATGGCACCGAGCGGATTCAGGTGGCAATCAAGTGCCTCTGCCGGGAGCGGATGCAGTCCAATCCGATGGAGTTCCTAAAGGAGGCAGCCATAATGCACTCCATCGAGCATGAGAATATTGTGCGACTGTACGGCGTGGTGCTAGACACCGAGTCGCTCATGCTAGTGACCGAGCTGGCTCATCTCAGGTCGCTGCTGGAATGCCTCAAGGATCCCGGCTTAAGGGTGAGCTTTCTGACAGTTCCAACTCTGTGTGAGTTTGCAGCACAAATTTGCAACGGTATGATGTACCTAGAGAACAAACGACTGATTCATAGAGATTTGGCAGCAAGAAATATTCTAGTGTTTAGTAAGAACAAGGTGAAAATATCGGACTTTGGATTATCGCGGGCGCTTGGTGTCGGCAAAGATTATTATCAAACCAATTTTAATGTGAATCTTAAGCTGCCCATTGCGTGGTGCGCTCCGGAATGCATAAACTTTCTCCGGTTTACGAATGCCTCGGATGTTTGGGCATACGGAGTGTGTCTATGGGAAATTTTCTCCTACGGATTCCAACCGTGGGCAGCGCTAACCGGTCATCAGATTCTAGAAGCGATAGATGAACCAAACTATCAGCGTTTAGAAAAACCGGAATGTTGTCCGAAAGAATACTATTCGCTGATGTTGAAATGTTGGCAGCATGATGCCGCAAAGCGACCCAAGTTCTCGGAAATCTACCTGCTTCTGCCAGATATGAAGCCAGAGCAGCTGAAAACCATTGTCTCGTTTAGCGAGCCGAAAAAGGACTATCTTTTGTATCGACAGGGAGAAATCATCACCGTGCTGGACAAGAGCACCAACTCTCCCTACTGGAAGGGTGTACTGAACTCGGGTAAAACTGGACTCTTCAATCCGGCAAATACCGTCGCCTATCTGGACAGTCTTCCATCGTCGATCAATCGCGATAGCTTCAGCAGGACTGCAGAACGTACAAGCAAGCGTAAGATAAGAACCGATATGATCTCGCGACCGCAGAACGACCTAAAACACACGGGACACGTGGGTATCGATGGTGCCTATTTTGGTGATGTAGCCTTCCTTGCCAGTCCACAAAAT CTTCCCCGACAGATCGTAACACCATACAAGCCTTCGGAAGATCTAGAACAAACGCCACTTTTGCTGCCACCAACTCCCACTAGCCCGGACTCGATCCAGACGGCCAGTGGTTACTTTTCGGAAACACTGCAAACCCGACATCAAAGCTTCGTTAATGCCGGCGAAAATCACGACCGTTCCACTGTTGACAGTGGTTTAGCTAGTGCATTCGATTTTCGCAACAGCGGCTTCAAGGACAGCAACCCGTTCATTAATGTCGACGTCAACGGAGACGCCAGCACGCACAATCAAACTAAG GAAGCAAAATCGTCAGACAATCATCAAGATCCTCACGAATATCACGAAATTTCCGACGATGATATACCAACGGAAAAGGTGTTCGACCATGGCACCTCACTACTGGACGAAATGGAATACATGTTCAAGTCGATGACAACGGCAACCGAGCAGCAACATCAGCTGCCACCGCTTTCGCCCGATGTCGAGAACACCAACAAGCGAAACGAGCTGACCGAGCTATCATCCAAACTAAATCGCAAAAACAGCTCGAGTTCTGGAACTGTTAACAATAAAACTG GAAGTAAATCGAAAAAGAGAACAAGTACCGTGAAGCCAATATCGGTGAAGGATGAAAAGCTGCTGAATCAAGCCATCGAAATAGCCAATGAAATCAGCGCAAA ATCGATGACCGACCTGGTTTCGGACTCGAGCCAGCAGACGTCCAGTCCGAAGCGCAAGTTTAGCTTCCGCTTTCCGCACATTCATGGTGTCGTGGGCGGCGGTGGCAGTGGTGGCAGCGGAGGCAGCGCCGGCAGCAGCCATCATCACTCTTCCGGTTCGGGTTCGACCGGAGTGGGAGGCGGGGGTGGTTCGGCCAGTGGTAGCCGGGGCAGCGGCTCCGACAAGGACCATCTAGCTTCGTCGGCGTCCGGGCATCATCACGGTATCGGAACGTTCGCCAGTGCTTACCGCGAGAGgagaaacttttccgaagaggCGAAGAATGTGCCAGACTTGCAT AGCATCATCACCGAGGAACATCGACAGGCTTACAATAGTCTGGTAGAGAATCCGCACGGAGTCAGCGTCTTTCCCAGCGATCTAAAGTGCTTCACGTCGTCTACGTTGCCGCGTTCTCGCTTCAACACTTTGGCCAGCAGCACGTTCTCGTCCGGAACCGGCAGTTTCCGCTTCAAGGAAATCGATTTTACAGCACCTCCCACGCATCCGGCGCCGAAATCTCCTGGGCTACATTCTACCAACGAAGACACCAGCTCTGGCGGCGATGACTCAAATCCACTGCGAATGTTGAGAAGCAAAAATTTCTCCGCTCTGCGACCACGCTTGAAAATACAAACTCAGAGTAGCACAGAAGAACATCTGGTGTCGCTGGATGATAAGGATGGAATGTGCGAAAGTCCCAGCTATCTGACAAGTCCAGAATACACGTACAACAATGCCGCTGCTGGTGATGGTTCCGAAACGAACACTGATCCATTGGCTGCTGCTGCAGCTAATCCGATTCCTCTCCCACCACGGGATCGCAACAAAATATACGACAGCAACCAAAAACGACACGTACGAAAATATCCACTAATTATTCCGGCTTCCGGTCTACAACGAACGCTCAACAAAGTAACCCAGATCACGCCCATCGAGGAAAAAACCGATGTCTTCCTTGTCCCACACGATGATTCCGTCAATCTAGACTCGAACCACGTGCTGGAAAAATCTTCCTCCGACTCTTCGAAGCTCAATGAAATAGGTCATTCGTACGTTAACAACAACAcaaccttaccgcaaaaatccTACGGTAAAGAGTTCGTGgaaaaaaattttcctcatcTGAAATCGACCCCAACTATGACAACCCTTCCGGCAACGATTCCCGCAACAAGCACGATTCTTACTCGGCGTCGCAACGAGAAGGACGCTGCCAACCGACAGTCTCTAGCTCGGGATCCAACCTACGAAAACCTAGACATCATTCAGACCCATCAGTTAAACAACAGCCACCATCTCAACGTCGACACCGCCTCTCTACACTGTGAATCGATTCTGGAAAACGATGCAGACAAAGTGGCGGACCATTCATCGCCGTCAACTTCGATCGATGTTGTCGATAGTTTTACCAGTGCACTGTACGATAtcgagagcaaaaaatcgatcaaattaGTTGAAGACGTGCTGCGCAATGTCGACGTTGTCGATACTAAAACTGTCGATAAAAAGTCCATCCTGCGATCACCTCCACCCCCGGCAGGACCGGCTCCCACGCTGAACGCCGCTCTAGCCGAATCGTATCAATCGACGCGAGCAGCACCCCCTCCACCACCGTCAGCAGTGCCAGACGAGGACGACGTCGATGGGCTGCCAACCTCCCCCGCGTCGGTCGCCGAGGGTGATCTGAAGAAGTCCATTAACTACGTCAGCTGCGAAGATCTGCTAGAATTCGCCGAAAAACCGAAAGGACGCGCCCGCGGTTTAGAATCGGACGAAGTGCGCATCATGTCCAAAGTGCTGGGAAAAAAT ACCCCACCAGAGCAGTGCATGATCACGTTGGACTTCATCGACTGGGACATCCACAAGGCGATAAAACTGTGCAAGCTGCAAAATATCCTGTCCACTTTCAATCTTTCACTGTTGGAGTGTCGCGACGCGCTGGAAAGCTACGACTGGGACTTACACACGACGGCACTCAAGCTAAAGGCGCACAAGTAG
- the LOC129722088 gene encoding activated Cdc42 kinase-like isoform X1, with translation METKTMDLYEFLVESELQQYYNSLKNDLKITSIAHLKYATDEDLRQMCGLSRPEIRRLRKYYEKYFPHGYLNKIKRLLHAPKKDEGGLGSPPSTVEPLKTCPSPSKIPNNKHIIPADAITVNKQLGTGEFGIVQQGVWTNGTERIQVAIKCLCRERMQSNPMEFLKEAAIMHSIEHENIVRLYGVVLDTESLMLVTELAHLRSLLECLKDPGLRVSFLTVPTLCEFAAQICNGMMYLENKRLIHRDLAARNILVFSKNKVKISDFGLSRALGVGKDYYQTNFNVNLKLPIAWCAPECINFLRFTNASDVWAYGVCLWEIFSYGFQPWAALTGHQILEAIDEPNYQRLEKPECCPKEYYSLMLKCWQHDAAKRPKFSEIYLLLPDMKPEQLKTIVSFSEPKKDYLLYRQGEIITVLDKSTNSPYWKGVLNSGKTGLFNPANTVAYLDSLPSSINRDSFSRTAERTSKRKIRTDMISRPQNDLKHTGHVGIDGAYFGDVAFLASPQNLPRQIVTPYKPSEDLEQTPLLLPPTPTSPDSIQTASGYFSETLQTRHQSFVNAGENHDRSTVDSGLASAFDFRNSGFKDSNPFINVDVNGDASTHNQTKEAKSSDNHQDPHEYHEISDDDIPTEKVFDHGTSLLDEMEYMFKSMTTATEQQHQLPPLSPDVENTNKRNELTELSSKLNRKNSSSSGTVNNKTGSKSKKRTSTVKPISVKDEKLLNQAIEIANEISAKSMTDLVSDSSQQTSSPKRKFSFRFPHIHGVVGGGGSGGSGGSAGSSHHHSSGSGSTGVGGGGGSASGSRGSGSDKDHLASSASGHHHGIGTFASAYRERRNFSEEAKNVPDLHQRYRSLTGIESYRNNDIRIPLFDKKSSDFCFEKSRELLSKPFGLDISTATLDGRHFDKKTRDLIGENLMDIEKTLNALNLDFLQTYQELEKADSAETLFGESYGSGGGVPYRKSPPASSLVRGSSLESSTTRILPVEKGGSGGGSGGSSVTGKSPPTKKQYEMNLYSELIGSGGTLRSPKGIPIRDFKFRQGIDPKRQGRSDYYNMKNEYLSDLTRKQQNQVLASSPVKKTANSSNQSINQLYQIYNTPMQGRKYDDSSAQNRQRSLSFTENYELKSPTSIEAQLLNICQSKHALHAPLQPKTVASRKVITYKPKSIRARNLRRLSYNPISMIDSSSSSSESELDRNHAHSECDIRSRLSSRRRRQYMQRRSNSNSASSQDKLYGSNASIKSAPQYNYNSDRQFYNYPFNYTDYADNDDDEENIYDFGRGSVAPPPPPAKYANDPTPTPPPPASYANKTLERDFLYSEFDVSKLTGKSPTTQSYFTAQQQSNQLPSQLPVSTVASVATVTAPSQPQPAFQWPEKIHGAIVKHNDMLWRQKQLYGGSVVSSSGGGGVTAAVVTVGTGGPNDVRYSSETSSTETDSVDFRREFVPGMPPSPAP, from the exons AAACAAAAACGATGGACCTCTACGAGTTCCTCGTAGAATCGGAGCTGCAGCAGTACTACAATTCACTCAA AAATGATCTGAAAATCACCTCCATAGCGCACCTGAAGTACGCCACCGACGAAGATCTCCGCCAGATGTGCGGCCTGTCCCGGCCGGAGATACGCCGCCTGCGCAAGTATTACGAGAAGTATTTTCCCCACGGCTACCTGAACAAGATCAAACGGCTACTGCACGCACCGAAAAAAGACGAAGGGGGTCTCGGTAGTCCGCCTTCAACGGTGGAACCGCTGAAAACCTGCCCGTCGCCCAGCAAGATTCCCAACAACAAGCACATAATTCCGGCCGATGCCATCACGGTGAACAAACAGCTCGGAACGGGAGAATTCGGCATCGTGCAGCAGGGCGTTTGGACGAATGGCACCGAGCGGATTCAGGTGGCAATCAAGTGCCTCTGCCGGGAGCGGATGCAGTCCAATCCGATGGAGTTCCTAAAGGAGGCAGCCATAATGCACTCCATCGAGCATGAGAATATTGTGCGACTGTACGGCGTGGTGCTAGACACCGAGTCGCTCATGCTAGTGACCGAGCTGGCTCATCTCAGGTCGCTGCTGGAATGCCTCAAGGATCCCGGCTTAAGGGTGAGCTTTCTGACAGTTCCAACTCTGTGTGAGTTTGCAGCACAAATTTGCAACGGTATGATGTACCTAGAGAACAAACGACTGATTCATAGAGATTTGGCAGCAAGAAATATTCTAGTGTTTAGTAAGAACAAGGTGAAAATATCGGACTTTGGATTATCGCGGGCGCTTGGTGTCGGCAAAGATTATTATCAAACCAATTTTAATGTGAATCTTAAGCTGCCCATTGCGTGGTGCGCTCCGGAATGCATAAACTTTCTCCGGTTTACGAATGCCTCGGATGTTTGGGCATACGGAGTGTGTCTATGGGAAATTTTCTCCTACGGATTCCAACCGTGGGCAGCGCTAACCGGTCATCAGATTCTAGAAGCGATAGATGAACCAAACTATCAGCGTTTAGAAAAACCGGAATGTTGTCCGAAAGAATACTATTCGCTGATGTTGAAATGTTGGCAGCATGATGCCGCAAAGCGACCCAAGTTCTCGGAAATCTACCTGCTTCTGCCAGATATGAAGCCAGAGCAGCTGAAAACCATTGTCTCGTTTAGCGAGCCGAAAAAGGACTATCTTTTGTATCGACAGGGAGAAATCATCACCGTGCTGGACAAGAGCACCAACTCTCCCTACTGGAAGGGTGTACTGAACTCGGGTAAAACTGGACTCTTCAATCCGGCAAATACCGTCGCCTATCTGGACAGTCTTCCATCGTCGATCAATCGCGATAGCTTCAGCAGGACTGCAGAACGTACAAGCAAGCGTAAGATAAGAACCGATATGATCTCGCGACCGCAGAACGACCTAAAACACACGGGACACGTGGGTATCGATGGTGCCTATTTTGGTGATGTAGCCTTCCTTGCCAGTCCACAAAAT CTTCCCCGACAGATCGTAACACCATACAAGCCTTCGGAAGATCTAGAACAAACGCCACTTTTGCTGCCACCAACTCCCACTAGCCCGGACTCGATCCAGACGGCCAGTGGTTACTTTTCGGAAACACTGCAAACCCGACATCAAAGCTTCGTTAATGCCGGCGAAAATCACGACCGTTCCACTGTTGACAGTGGTTTAGCTAGTGCATTCGATTTTCGCAACAGCGGCTTCAAGGACAGCAACCCGTTCATTAATGTCGACGTCAACGGAGACGCCAGCACGCACAATCAAACTAAG GAAGCAAAATCGTCAGACAATCATCAAGATCCTCACGAATATCACGAAATTTCCGACGATGATATACCAACGGAAAAGGTGTTCGACCATGGCACCTCACTACTGGACGAAATGGAATACATGTTCAAGTCGATGACAACGGCAACCGAGCAGCAACATCAGCTGCCACCGCTTTCGCCCGATGTCGAGAACACCAACAAGCGAAACGAGCTGACCGAGCTATCATCCAAACTAAATCGCAAAAACAGCTCGAGTTCTGGAACTGTTAACAATAAAACTG GAAGTAAATCGAAAAAGAGAACAAGTACCGTGAAGCCAATATCGGTGAAGGATGAAAAGCTGCTGAATCAAGCCATCGAAATAGCCAATGAAATCAGCGCAAA ATCGATGACCGACCTGGTTTCGGACTCGAGCCAGCAGACGTCCAGTCCGAAGCGCAAGTTTAGCTTCCGCTTTCCGCACATTCATGGTGTCGTGGGCGGCGGTGGCAGTGGTGGCAGCGGAGGCAGCGCCGGCAGCAGCCATCATCACTCTTCCGGTTCGGGTTCGACCGGAGTGGGAGGCGGGGGTGGTTCGGCCAGTGGTAGCCGGGGCAGCGGCTCCGACAAGGACCATCTAGCTTCGTCGGCGTCCGGGCATCATCACGGTATCGGAACGTTCGCCAGTGCTTACCGCGAGAGgagaaacttttccgaagaggCGAAGAATGTGCCAGACTTGCAT CAGCGCTACCGTTCGCTGACCGGTATCGAAAGTTATCGAAATAACGACATCCGGATACCGCTGTTCGATAAAAAATCGTCGGATTTTTGCTTCGAGAAAAGTCGAGAGTTGCTTAGCAAACCGTTCGGTTTGGATATATCGACGGCAACGCTCGATGGGCGCCACTTTGACAAGAAAACGCGTGACCTAATAGGGGAGAACCTGATGGACATCGAGAAGACGCTGAATGCACTGAACTTGGACTTTTTGCAGACCTATCAGGAGTTGGAGAAGGCCGACTCAGCGGAGACGCTGTTCGGTGAAAGTTATGGCAGTGGCGGTGGAGTTCCGTATCGGAAAAGTCCTCCGGCTAGTTCGCTGGTTCGGGGTTCCTCGCTGGAGAGTAGTACCACTAGGATACTGCCGGTGGAGAAAGGTGGTAGTGGTGGGGGAAGTGGGGGTTCTTCTGTGACGGGGAAAAGTCCTCCCACTAAGAAGCAATATGAAATGAATTTGTACTCCGAGCTGATCGGCAGTGGGGGGACGCTGCGCTCACCGAAAGGGATTCCGATTAGAGATTTTAAGTTCCGTCAAGGGATCGATCCTAAAAGACAGGGCCGGTCGGATTATTATAATATGAAAAATGAGTATCTGTCGGATTTAACGCGTAAGCAGCAGAATCAAGTGCTCGCGTCATCTCCGGTTAAAAAGACTGCAAACTCGAGTaatcaatcgatcaatcaattGTACCAGATTTATAATACTCCAATGCAGGGTAGAAAGTATGACGATTCCAGCGCACAGAATCGACAGCGTTCGCTTTCTTTTACCGAGAATTACGAGCTGAAATCACCGACATCGATCGAGGCTCAGTTGTTGAACATTTGCCAGTCGAAGCATGCTTTACACGCTCCACTACAGCCGAAAACAGTTGCTTCCCGTAAGGTGATAACCTACAAACCAAAGAGCATTCGAGCTAGAAATCTTAGACGACTCAGCTATAATCCTATCAGCATGATCGACAGTTCATCTTCCAGTAGCGAGAGTGAACTCGATCGAAACCACGCCCACTCGGAGTGTGATATTCGATCGAGGCTCAGTTCGCGCCGACGCCGTCAGTACATGCAGCGACGCTCGAATAGTAACAGCGCGAGCAGCCAGGACAAGCTGTACGGCTCAAATGCCAGCATTAAAAGTGCTCCCCAATATAATTACAACAGTGATCGACAGTTTTACAATTATCCTTTCAACTACACCGACTACGCAGACAATGACGAcgatgaggaaaatatttacgaCTTTGGACGAGGTTCAGTAGCTCCTCCGCCACCCCCGGCCAAGTACGCGAACGATCCGACTCCTACTCCGCCTCCCCCAGCGTCATACGCAAACAAAACTCTCGAACGAGACTTTCTCTATTCGGAATTCGACGTTTCGAAGCTGACCGGCAAGAGTCCGACCACCCAAAGCTACTTCACTGCTCAGCAGCAATCGAATCAGCTGCCGTCGCAGTTACCTGTCTCTACGGTAGCGTCGGTAGCAACGGTTACGGCACCCTCGCAACCCCAACCGGCCTTCCAGTGGCCGGAGAAGATTCACGGTGCCATCGTGAAGCACAACGACATGCTGTGGCGGCAGAAACAGCTCTACGGTGGTTCggtggtcagctccagcggtgGCGGGGGAGTTACTGCAGCAGTAGTCACTGTCGGCACCGGCGGACCTAACGACGTTCGCTACTCGAGCGAAACTTCCTCCACCGAGACAGACTCGGTCGACTTTCGGCGCGAGTTTGTACCCGGGATGCCGCCCAGTCCGGCACCGTGA